One window of Nocardioides dongkuii genomic DNA carries:
- a CDS encoding endonuclease/exonuclease/phosphatase family protein — protein sequence MRSDRRARAASYRMALGAALVAALVVGGATPAVVAASARQADTTYRPVTVVQANISKDLSKAKFQADVATVFATQPDLITFNEVHGRDDALLAPPGYAMFRTPGPRTGWAPVVWRTDTWTAVNQGTTKISDRPKKFRNKPGMVGVRYANWVTLAAADGQRVSLISAHIAPNNKDTAELLVPSLRRLRDLALELGTSGPVILGGDFNMGYRSDRYQPRFLAAAGLASTFDMTGSSFVTHRRGGTIDYVFLGPDGRFLVDEQYPVVLNSDHRMVVARLQMLSEPSEPSAEPPPAFEAGTVVSDSRGTAAERFAIRSLQLRAIEATPPGQAIHVASEKIRGGALLRALAAAKERGAEVTVITGRRDLSTQEKELRTLLGRNSGASSYFVKSGRAWPSSAKEARRRPRAFLKPTVLLISQAGATPAFTLVADSDLGRSSLRPKQRTVSRATVTTSMRRYDRSYRKYLKVLGRTY from the coding sequence ATGAGATCCGACCGCCGGGCCCGCGCCGCGTCGTACCGCATGGCCCTCGGGGCGGCGCTCGTGGCGGCCCTCGTCGTCGGGGGCGCCACGCCCGCCGTCGTCGCCGCTTCGGCGCGCCAGGCCGACACGACGTACCGGCCCGTGACGGTCGTCCAGGCCAACATCTCCAAGGACCTGAGCAAGGCGAAGTTCCAGGCCGACGTGGCCACAGTCTTCGCCACCCAGCCCGACCTGATCACCTTCAACGAGGTCCACGGGCGCGACGACGCCCTGCTGGCGCCCCCCGGGTACGCGATGTTCCGCACCCCCGGCCCCCGGACCGGATGGGCGCCGGTCGTCTGGCGCACCGACACGTGGACCGCGGTGAACCAGGGGACCACGAAGATCAGCGACCGTCCGAAGAAGTTCCGGAACAAGCCGGGCATGGTCGGCGTCCGCTACGCGAACTGGGTGACGCTCGCCGCCGCCGACGGGCAGCGCGTCTCGCTGATCAGCGCGCACATCGCGCCGAACAACAAGGACACCGCCGAGCTGCTGGTGCCCTCGCTCCGGCGGCTGCGGGACCTGGCCCTCGAGCTCGGCACGTCCGGCCCGGTCATCCTGGGCGGGGACTTCAACATGGGCTACCGCAGCGACCGCTACCAGCCGAGGTTCCTGGCCGCCGCCGGCCTGGCCTCGACCTTCGACATGACCGGGTCCTCGTTCGTCACGCACCGGCGCGGCGGCACGATCGACTACGTCTTCCTCGGTCCGGACGGCCGGTTCCTCGTCGACGAGCAGTACCCCGTCGTCCTGAACTCCGACCACCGCATGGTCGTCGCCCGCCTGCAGATGCTCTCCGAGCCCTCGGAGCCCTCGGCGGAGCCGCCGCCGGCGTTCGAAGCCGGAACCGTGGTCTCCGACTCCCGCGGCACCGCCGCCGAGCGCTTCGCGATCCGGTCCCTCCAGCTCCGGGCGATCGAGGCCACGCCGCCGGGCCAGGCCATCCACGTCGCCAGCGAGAAGATCCGTGGCGGCGCGCTCCTGCGCGCCCTCGCGGCCGCCAAGGAGCGCGGCGCCGAGGTCACCGTGATCACCGGACGCCGGGACCTCTCGACCCAGGAGAAGGAGCTCCGCACGCTCCTCGGACGCAACTCCGGGGCATCGAGCTACTTCGTCAAGTCCGGCCGGGCCTGGCCGTCGTCGGCCAAGGAGGCCCGGCGCCGCCCGCGCGCCTTCCTCAAGCCCACGGTGCTCCTGATCAGCCAGGCCGGCGCGACGCCGGCGTTCACGCTGGTGGCCGACTCCGACCTGGGCCGGTCGTCGCTGCGACCGAAGCAGCGGACCGTGTCCCGGGCCACGGTGACCACGAGCATGCGGAGGTACGACCGGTCCTACCGCAAGTACCTCAAGGTGCTGGGTCGCACCTACTGA
- a CDS encoding DUF2332 domain-containing protein has translation MDLVAAVRQQAGGCARLGSPMYAGLCDRIADDLEAGGPSAALLADHRDAPGPDAVALRLLGSVHRLVLERRAGALAAYYPSVGGTWEPDAGWTAFRDLLADQPGAVAEWLDRPPQTNEVGRATALMAGLRTLGGPVRLFEIGSSAGLLLLADHYRYVAEDGSAWGPAASPVVLRPAWTGPAPRGEPRIVERVGSDVMPVDPRSTEGRLTLTAYVWPDQLHRHERLRGALDLAARVPYEVRRQGASELVDSIEPADGATTVLWHSVMWQYLPGEEQAAVTARIGELGAAATPSAPFAHLELEPQRPRPGAPHEFLVVLQTWPGGERRVLGTAAGHGVPTRCD, from the coding sequence ATGGACCTCGTCGCAGCCGTCCGCCAGCAGGCGGGCGGCTGCGCGCGTCTGGGCTCCCCGATGTACGCCGGGCTCTGCGACCGGATCGCGGACGACCTCGAGGCCGGGGGACCGTCGGCCGCTCTGCTCGCCGACCACCGCGACGCGCCGGGGCCGGACGCGGTCGCGCTGCGCCTGCTGGGCAGCGTGCACCGGCTGGTGCTCGAGCGCCGCGCCGGCGCCCTCGCGGCGTACTACCCGAGCGTCGGCGGCACCTGGGAGCCGGACGCGGGGTGGACGGCGTTCCGCGACCTGCTCGCCGACCAGCCGGGCGCCGTGGCCGAGTGGCTCGACCGGCCGCCGCAGACCAACGAGGTCGGCCGCGCCACCGCGCTGATGGCGGGGCTGCGCACGCTCGGCGGGCCGGTGCGGCTCTTCGAGATCGGCTCGTCGGCCGGGCTGCTGCTGCTCGCCGACCACTACCGGTACGTCGCGGAGGACGGCTCCGCCTGGGGCCCGGCCGCCAGCCCCGTCGTCCTCCGGCCCGCGTGGACGGGGCCGGCGCCCAGGGGGGAGCCCAGGATCGTGGAGCGGGTCGGGAGCGACGTGATGCCGGTCGACCCGCGCTCCACCGAGGGGCGGCTCACGCTGACGGCGTACGTCTGGCCCGACCAGCTCCACCGGCACGAGCGGCTCCGCGGCGCCCTGGACCTGGCCGCCCGGGTGCCGTACGAGGTGCGGCGGCAGGGCGCTTCGGAGCTGGTGGACTCGATCGAGCCCGCGGACGGGGCGACGACGGTGCTCTGGCACAGCGTGATGTGGCAGTACCTCCCGGGCGAGGAGCAGGCCGCGGTCACCGCCCGGATCGGCGAGCTCGGCGCCGCCGCGACGCCGTCCGCGCCGTTCGCCCACCTGGAGCTCGAGCCGCAGCGGCCGCGGCCGGGCGCGCCGCACGAGTTCCTCGTCGTCCTGCAGACCTGGCCCGGCGGCGAGCGCCGGGTCCTCGGCACCGCCGCCGGCCACGGGGTGCCGACCCGCTGCGACTAG
- a CDS encoding acyl-CoA dehydrogenase family protein, giving the protein MGRLCETDGLTEDQTEILKAVRTFVDEKILPVATELEHADEYPQEIVDGLKELGIFGLMIPEEYDGLGESLLTYALCVEEIARGWMSVSGVINTHFIVAYMLMKHGTEEQKQKYLPRMATGEVRGSFSMSEPGLGSDVAAIKTKATKTDDGYEITGQKMWLTNGGSSNLIAVLVKTDEGADSVYKNMTTFLVEKEPGFGETAQGVTIPGKIDKMGYKGVDTTEAVFEGHRIGAEQVLGGEPGQGFYQMMDGVEVGRVNVAARACGIANRAFELGIAYAQQRETFGKPIAQHQAILFRLAEMATKVEASHAMMVKAARLKDKGERNDVEAGMAKMLAAEYCNEVVQDSFRIHGGYGYSKEYEIERLYREAAFMLIGEGTSDIQKMIIGRSLLKDYALKG; this is encoded by the coding sequence ATGGGTCGCCTCTGCGAGACCGACGGACTGACCGAGGACCAGACGGAGATCCTCAAGGCCGTCCGCACCTTCGTCGACGAGAAGATCCTGCCGGTCGCGACCGAGCTGGAGCACGCCGACGAGTACCCGCAGGAGATCGTCGACGGTCTCAAGGAGCTGGGCATCTTCGGGCTGATGATCCCCGAGGAGTACGACGGGCTGGGCGAGTCCCTGCTGACCTACGCGCTGTGCGTCGAGGAGATCGCGCGCGGCTGGATGAGCGTCTCCGGCGTGATCAACACCCACTTCATCGTGGCCTACATGCTGATGAAGCACGGCACCGAGGAGCAGAAGCAGAAGTACCTGCCGCGGATGGCCACCGGCGAGGTCCGCGGGTCGTTCTCGATGTCCGAGCCGGGCCTGGGCTCCGACGTCGCGGCGATCAAGACCAAGGCGACGAAGACTGACGACGGCTACGAGATCACCGGCCAGAAGATGTGGCTGACCAACGGCGGCTCGTCGAACCTGATCGCGGTGCTGGTGAAGACCGACGAGGGCGCGGACTCGGTCTACAAGAACATGACGACCTTCCTGGTGGAGAAGGAGCCCGGCTTCGGCGAGACCGCCCAGGGCGTCACGATCCCCGGCAAGATCGACAAGATGGGCTACAAGGGCGTCGACACCACCGAGGCCGTCTTCGAGGGGCACCGGATCGGCGCCGAGCAGGTCCTCGGCGGGGAGCCCGGCCAGGGCTTCTACCAGATGATGGACGGGGTCGAGGTCGGCCGCGTCAACGTCGCCGCCCGCGCCTGCGGCATCGCCAACCGCGCCTTCGAGCTCGGCATCGCCTACGCCCAGCAGCGCGAGACCTTCGGCAAGCCGATCGCGCAGCACCAGGCGATCCTGTTCCGGCTCGCGGAGATGGCCACCAAGGTCGAGGCCAGCCACGCGATGATGGTCAAGGCCGCCCGGCTCAAGGACAAGGGCGAGCGCAACGACGTCGAGGCCGGCATGGCCAAGATGCTCGCCGCGGAGTACTGCAACGAGGTCGTCCAGGACTCCTTCCGGATCCACGGCGGCTACGGCTACTCCAAGGAGTACGAGATCGAGCGGCTCTACCGCGAGGCGGCGTTCATGCTGATCGGCGAGGGCACGAGCGACATCCAGAAGATGATCATCGGCCGCAGCCTGCTCAAGGACTACGCCCTCAAGGGCTGA
- a CDS encoding MaoC family dehydratase, with amino-acid sequence MQFGRSYEEFEVGATYKHWPGKTVTEFDDHMFCLLTMNHHPLHLDSNYAEETTQFGKNVVVGNYVYSILLGMSVPDISGKAIANLEIESLRHVAPTFHGDTLYGETRVLDKWESTSKDDRGVVHVETVGYNQDGKVVCIFRRKVMVPKDSYLEARGGEQPGRPVPQPDKNWPGPQEG; translated from the coding sequence GTGCAGTTCGGTCGCAGCTACGAGGAGTTCGAGGTCGGTGCGACCTACAAGCACTGGCCCGGCAAGACGGTCACCGAGTTCGACGACCACATGTTCTGCCTGCTGACCATGAACCACCACCCGCTCCACCTCGACAGCAACTACGCCGAGGAGACCACCCAGTTCGGCAAGAACGTCGTGGTCGGCAACTACGTGTACTCGATCCTGCTCGGCATGTCGGTGCCCGACATCTCCGGCAAGGCGATCGCCAACCTCGAGATCGAGTCGCTGCGCCACGTCGCGCCGACCTTCCACGGCGACACGCTGTACGGCGAGACCCGCGTGCTCGACAAGTGGGAGTCGACCTCGAAGGACGACCGCGGCGTCGTGCACGTGGAGACGGTCGGCTACAACCAGGACGGCAAGGTCGTGTGCATCTTCCGCCGCAAGGTGATGGTGCCCAAGGACAGCTACCTCGAGGCGCGCGGCGGCGAGCAGCCCGGCCGGCCGGTGCCGCAGCCGGACAAGAACTGGCCCGGCCCTCAGGAGGGCTGA
- a CDS encoding acyltransferase family protein — protein sequence MRERTDFRGDIQGIRAVAVLLVIVAHAGFGRFAGGFVGVDVFFVVSGFLIIGLLVREAEGTGRISVLGFYARRARRILPAATVVLVATTALAVYVLPLVRAQEVVKDAVWAGFFASNVRFAAVETDYFAADDPPSPFQHFWSLSVEEQFYVVIPLLLAGAALLARRRRSGGVRTRDLAVPVLVLTVASLVWSVLHTADNPTAAYFSTPARAWELGVGGLVAILVRGWGGTPSPIRPWQAATLGWVGLAMVGFATLTFDAGTPFPGTAAAVPVLGTALVLAAGSTAAGQGSLLSRLLSWRPMLLVGAWSYSLYLWHWPVIQLAHEHWGRRLSLSQVLVALVVTFALSAATFYLVEEPFRRGVRWRPPRRAVLLYPLSLVLVGGTAWGGQTYVDDRFADLADNPGVEVSDFARAELSDDPAVAIVEASVLAAEDGRPVPGSLAPALGAARTSIAPLGDCDYREGMRRLCPTGTPDSDRSIVVVGDSHARAWGPTFTRIGETAGYAVYHLVYAGCPANRDSRPEPGTGAQWTACEDFQEWTREQVAALDPELVVVANSAYSARALPDELDGLAWEIEQLRESAGRVVLLGDLPTLPRVPGVCLSERDADLGSCLFTPSPGTHRDQLEFGRVATGAGAEFLNARRWFCADGKCPAVIGHYVPMRDKDHITVEYAEALAEPVGRALRLLEDAGS from the coding sequence TTGCGGGAGCGGACCGACTTTCGCGGTGACATCCAGGGCATCCGCGCCGTCGCCGTCCTCCTCGTCATCGTCGCGCACGCCGGATTCGGCAGGTTCGCCGGTGGGTTCGTGGGGGTCGACGTCTTCTTCGTCGTCTCCGGATTCCTCATCATCGGCCTGCTGGTGCGCGAGGCCGAGGGGACCGGGCGGATCTCGGTGCTGGGCTTCTACGCCCGCCGAGCCCGCCGGATCCTCCCCGCGGCCACGGTCGTCCTGGTGGCAACGACGGCCCTGGCCGTCTACGTGCTGCCGCTGGTCCGCGCGCAGGAGGTGGTCAAGGACGCCGTCTGGGCGGGTTTCTTCGCCTCCAACGTCCGGTTCGCCGCGGTGGAGACCGACTACTTCGCCGCGGACGACCCGCCCTCGCCGTTCCAGCACTTCTGGTCGCTGTCGGTCGAGGAGCAGTTCTACGTCGTGATCCCGCTGCTCCTGGCGGGCGCCGCCCTCCTGGCGCGGCGTCGCCGGAGCGGGGGAGTCCGGACCCGGGACCTCGCCGTACCGGTCCTGGTGCTCACCGTGGCCTCGCTGGTCTGGTCGGTCCTGCACACCGCCGACAACCCGACCGCCGCGTACTTCTCCACGCCGGCCCGCGCGTGGGAGCTCGGCGTCGGCGGGCTCGTCGCCATCCTGGTCCGGGGCTGGGGCGGCACGCCCTCCCCGATCCGCCCCTGGCAGGCCGCCACGCTCGGCTGGGTGGGGCTGGCCATGGTCGGGTTCGCGACCCTGACCTTCGACGCGGGCACGCCGTTCCCCGGCACCGCGGCCGCCGTGCCGGTCCTGGGGACCGCGCTGGTGCTGGCGGCCGGCAGCACCGCCGCCGGCCAGGGCTCGCTGCTGTCGCGGCTGCTGTCGTGGCGTCCCATGCTGCTGGTCGGCGCCTGGTCGTACTCGCTCTACCTGTGGCACTGGCCGGTCATCCAGCTCGCCCACGAGCACTGGGGGCGCCGGCTGAGCCTGTCGCAGGTCCTGGTCGCCCTCGTGGTGACCTTCGCCCTCAGCGCGGCCACCTTCTACCTGGTGGAGGAGCCGTTCCGCCGGGGCGTCCGGTGGCGGCCCCCGCGCCGCGCCGTGCTCCTCTACCCGCTGAGCCTCGTCCTCGTCGGCGGCACCGCCTGGGGCGGGCAGACCTACGTCGACGACCGGTTCGCCGACCTCGCCGACAACCCGGGTGTCGAGGTGTCCGACTTCGCCCGCGCGGAGCTGAGCGACGACCCCGCCGTGGCGATCGTCGAGGCGTCGGTCCTGGCCGCCGAGGACGGCCGGCCGGTGCCGGGGTCGCTCGCCCCGGCGCTGGGAGCCGCCCGGACCTCGATCGCCCCGCTCGGCGACTGCGACTACCGCGAGGGGATGCGGCGGCTCTGCCCGACCGGCACGCCGGACTCCGACCGCTCGATCGTCGTGGTCGGCGACTCCCACGCCCGGGCGTGGGGGCCGACGTTCACCCGGATCGGCGAGACCGCGGGCTACGCCGTCTACCACCTCGTGTACGCCGGGTGCCCGGCGAACCGCGACAGCCGGCCCGAGCCGGGGACCGGCGCGCAGTGGACGGCGTGCGAGGACTTCCAGGAGTGGACCCGGGAGCAGGTGGCCGCCCTGGACCCGGAGCTGGTCGTGGTGGCGAACAGCGCCTACTCCGCCCGGGCCCTGCCCGACGAGCTCGACGGCCTGGCCTGGGAGATCGAGCAGCTCCGGGAGTCCGCCGGGCGGGTGGTGCTCCTCGGAGACCTGCCGACGCTCCCGCGGGTGCCCGGCGTCTGCCTCTCGGAGCGCGACGCCGACCTGGGCAGCTGCCTGTTCACGCCGAGCCCGGGGACGCACCGGGACCAGCTCGAGTTCGGGCGCGTCGCCACCGGGGCCGGCGCGGAGTTCCTCAACGCGCGGCGCTGGTTCTGCGCCGACGGGAAGTGCCCCGCGGTGATCGGGCACTACGTGCCGATGCGGGACAAGGACCACATCACGGTCGAGTACGCCGAGGCGCTGGCCGAGCCCGTGGGACGAGCGCTGCGGCTGCTCGAGGACGCCGGTTCCTGA
- a CDS encoding DUF6752 domain-containing protein — MAQLESEIAELRRHHLRVAELTDVVAELVVPMASRDQERIDRAVESFSQSL; from the coding sequence GTGGCGCAGCTGGAGAGCGAGATCGCCGAGCTCCGGCGTCACCACCTGCGGGTGGCGGAGCTCACCGACGTCGTCGCCGAGCTGGTGGTGCCGATGGCGAGCCGTGACCAGGAGCGCATCGACCGCGCCGTCGAGAGCTTCAGCCAGAGCCTCTGA
- a CDS encoding class I SAM-dependent methyltransferase, which translates to MRGIPGAGVLPVIPDWLSGRLGSKITVLAVDDDGIEVSVRGPDRVVDVLFDGRRIWSFWVLRDTTPRHGLRRVAAWPDRMRRFLDGHTRLTVRDHVAEETLFEEERAFGTGTERIAFLNRSGLEISLDKSGRFSPTFSVRSADHLEPLLDAMQRTIAVLAERGLTGFPAWGSLLGAVREQNLLGHDSDADLSYISKATTPVDVVRESFDLQRLLHHRGFETYRYSGAAFRIQVLERDGAKRGLDLFAAFYDHGTLYVTGEVGTEFREEWLFPFGTCRIADREFPAPARPDKLLEAMYGPTWRVPDPAFQFNTPEHIQARLNDWFRGLSPFRREWEAELAAHGTLAGRPSDLARLLHAEVPSEALVIEVGIGRGEDALWLARRGHAVVGYDYASQAGRVALRKAAARGLDLTKRRLSLTELRSVLGEGALMSRRPGPKALLARHLLDATTRFGRRNLVRFASMTLRGGGRLYAEFWTGQGEGGFGLRPVALDEVVELVESYGGTIVSAEELLNDGASAAAPTSIGRVIAEWT; encoded by the coding sequence GTGCGCGGGATCCCAGGTGCCGGAGTCCTGCCGGTGATCCCGGACTGGCTCTCCGGCAGGCTCGGGTCGAAGATCACCGTCCTCGCGGTGGACGACGACGGGATCGAGGTCTCGGTCCGCGGGCCCGACCGGGTGGTCGACGTGCTCTTCGACGGACGGCGCATCTGGTCGTTCTGGGTGCTCCGGGACACCACCCCCCGGCACGGTCTCCGGCGGGTCGCCGCCTGGCCGGACCGGATGCGCCGCTTCCTCGACGGCCACACCCGGCTGACCGTCCGGGACCACGTCGCGGAGGAGACCCTCTTCGAGGAGGAGAGGGCGTTCGGTACCGGCACGGAGCGGATCGCGTTCCTCAACCGGTCCGGCCTGGAGATCAGCCTCGACAAGTCCGGGCGCTTCAGCCCGACGTTCTCGGTGCGCAGCGCCGACCACCTCGAGCCCCTGCTCGACGCGATGCAGCGCACCATCGCCGTGCTCGCGGAGCGCGGTCTCACCGGGTTCCCGGCCTGGGGGAGCCTGCTCGGCGCCGTCCGGGAGCAGAACCTCCTCGGGCACGACTCCGACGCCGACCTGAGCTACATCTCCAAGGCGACGACGCCGGTGGACGTGGTCCGGGAGTCCTTCGACCTCCAGCGGCTGCTGCACCACCGCGGGTTCGAGACCTACCGCTACAGCGGGGCCGCGTTCCGGATCCAGGTCCTGGAGCGCGACGGGGCCAAGCGCGGGCTCGACCTGTTCGCGGCGTTCTACGACCACGGCACCCTCTACGTCACCGGGGAGGTCGGCACCGAGTTCCGCGAGGAGTGGCTCTTCCCGTTCGGGACCTGCCGCATCGCCGACCGGGAGTTCCCGGCGCCGGCCCGGCCGGACAAGCTGCTCGAGGCGATGTACGGGCCGACCTGGCGGGTGCCGGACCCCGCGTTCCAGTTCAACACCCCCGAGCACATCCAGGCGCGGCTCAACGACTGGTTCCGGGGGCTCTCGCCCTTCCGCCGGGAGTGGGAGGCCGAGCTCGCGGCCCACGGCACCCTCGCCGGCCGCCCGTCCGACCTCGCCCGGCTCCTGCACGCCGAGGTGCCGAGCGAGGCGCTCGTGATCGAGGTCGGCATCGGCCGGGGCGAGGACGCCCTCTGGCTGGCCCGGCGCGGACACGCGGTGGTCGGCTACGACTACGCCAGCCAGGCCGGCCGGGTGGCGCTGCGGAAGGCGGCCGCCCGGGGCCTGGACCTCACCAAGCGGCGGCTGAGCCTGACCGAGCTGCGCTCCGTCCTGGGGGAGGGCGCGCTGATGAGCCGGCGGCCGGGGCCCAAGGCGCTGCTCGCGCGGCACCTGCTGGACGCCACGACCCGGTTCGGCCGGCGCAACCTCGTGCGGTTCGCGTCCATGACGCTCCGCGGCGGGGGCCGGCTCTATGCTGAGTTCTGGACCGGCCAGGGCGAGGGCGGCTTCGGGCTCCGGCCGGTCGCCCTCGACGAGGTCGTCGAGCTCGTGGAGTCGTACGGCGGCACGATCGTGTCGGCCGAGGAGCTCCTGAACGACGGCGCGAGCGCAGCCGCGCCGACATCCATCGGTCGAGTGATTGCGGAGTGGACATGA
- a CDS encoding endonuclease/exonuclease/phosphatase family protein gives MTQPTPSPQHGGRRRRDRVAKLSEPLLITLIGVTVIALCVLTAVMSRSSTPAADLSAAEPTPARTTSTTSTTPPPQSVVPGAEVEVVEAPAKEKPAAPAKTAGKPGGGAQDGQDELRDEVERIASEAPAVVRVGSFNILGSQHTAPGGTKGGGWPSGAARLPGTIERIRAHRVSVVGLQEAQPEQLAGIVTGTGFAVYPGPDANPLDRVNSIIYDPAVWEAVSATTFPMSNGTGYRPQPVLRLRHIATGREAYFINAHPPAGHDRATVAKRIESMGRIVSVVNGLKPEGLPIIITGDMNDREPFLQRVVRPAGLVPSLVQPGPISVDWVVGTPDVTFSEYTRDTSTVSRRISDHFFIAATATIGATG, from the coding sequence ATGACGCAGCCCACACCGAGCCCCCAGCACGGTGGCCGGCGGAGGCGGGACCGCGTCGCGAAGCTCTCCGAGCCGCTCCTCATCACGCTCATCGGCGTCACCGTCATCGCCCTGTGCGTGCTCACCGCCGTGATGAGCCGGTCCTCGACGCCGGCCGCCGACCTGAGCGCCGCCGAGCCGACCCCCGCCCGCACCACGTCCACCACGTCCACCACGCCGCCGCCCCAGTCGGTCGTCCCGGGGGCCGAGGTCGAGGTCGTCGAGGCGCCGGCGAAGGAGAAGCCCGCCGCGCCCGCGAAGACCGCCGGGAAGCCCGGCGGCGGCGCCCAGGACGGGCAGGACGAGCTGCGCGACGAGGTCGAGCGGATCGCCTCCGAGGCGCCGGCCGTGGTCCGCGTCGGCAGCTTCAACATCCTCGGCTCCCAGCACACCGCGCCCGGCGGCACCAAGGGCGGCGGCTGGCCGAGCGGGGCCGCCCGGCTCCCCGGCACCATCGAGCGGATCCGGGCCCACCGGGTCTCCGTGGTCGGCCTCCAGGAGGCGCAGCCCGAGCAGCTGGCCGGCATCGTCACCGGCACCGGGTTCGCCGTCTACCCCGGCCCCGACGCCAACCCGCTCGACCGGGTGAACTCGATCATCTACGACCCCGCGGTCTGGGAGGCCGTCTCGGCGACGACGTTCCCGATGTCCAACGGCACCGGCTACCGGCCCCAGCCGGTGCTGCGGCTGCGGCACATCGCGACCGGCCGCGAGGCGTACTTCATCAACGCCCATCCCCCGGCCGGGCACGACCGGGCGACCGTCGCGAAGCGGATCGAGAGCATGGGCCGGATCGTCTCGGTGGTCAACGGGCTCAAGCCCGAGGGCCTGCCCATCATCATCACCGGCGACATGAACGACCGGGAGCCGTTCCTCCAGCGCGTGGTCCGCCCCGCCGGCCTGGTCCCCTCGCTCGTCCAGCCGGGACCCATCTCGGTCGACTGGGTGGTCGGCACGCCGGACGTCACGTTCAGCGAGTACACCCGCGACACCTCGACGGTGAGCCGCCGCATCAGCGACCACTTCTTCATCGCCGCGACGGCCACCATCGGCGCCACCGGCTGA
- a CDS encoding magnesium transporter MgtE N-terminal domain-containing protein produces the protein MSNTPARVYIARLVGLPMFDPPGDQVGKVRDLVVAVRSEAHQPRVLGMVAEVFGRRRIFVPMTRVTSIDSGQVHTTGLLNMRRFEQRPGETLVIGQMLDREVRISGTEITGTVYDVAMEQARNRDWVISRIAIQEPGRGLRRRGQTHVVEWRDVEGLSRRDEAQGATHLIAALNEMRPADAANMLHGLPPERRSAVVAALHDERLADVLEELPDEDQVEILELLDTKRAADVLEEMSPDDAADLIADLSPETAATLLSLMKPEEADDVRRLMSYVENTAGAMMTPEPVILGPDATIADALAHIRNPELTPSLAALVYVTRQPLETPTGRFLGVAHIQRLLREPPSTLVAGALDDTMETLRPDATIDEVAAHLATYNLVAAPVVDENGHLVGAVTVDDLLDHMLPEGWRDRARSGTDQPQEARR, from the coding sequence GTGAGCAACACGCCGGCCCGGGTCTACATCGCGCGACTGGTGGGCCTGCCGATGTTCGACCCTCCCGGCGACCAGGTCGGCAAGGTGCGCGACCTCGTGGTGGCGGTCCGGTCGGAGGCCCACCAGCCGCGCGTCCTCGGCATGGTCGCCGAGGTCTTCGGCCGGCGGCGGATCTTCGTCCCGATGACCCGGGTCACCAGCATCGACAGCGGGCAGGTGCACACCACGGGCCTGCTCAACATGCGCCGCTTCGAGCAGCGTCCCGGCGAGACGCTCGTGATCGGGCAGATGCTGGACCGGGAGGTGCGCATCTCCGGCACGGAGATCACCGGCACCGTCTACGACGTCGCCATGGAGCAGGCACGCAACCGCGACTGGGTGATCTCCCGGATCGCCATCCAGGAGCCCGGGCGCGGCCTGCGCCGGCGCGGGCAGACCCACGTGGTCGAGTGGCGCGACGTCGAGGGGCTCTCCCGGCGCGACGAGGCGCAGGGCGCCACCCACCTGATCGCGGCCCTCAACGAGATGCGCCCGGCCGACGCCGCCAACATGCTGCACGGCCTCCCGCCCGAGCGCCGCTCGGCGGTGGTCGCGGCCCTGCACGACGAGCGGCTGGCCGACGTCCTCGAGGAGCTGCCCGACGAGGACCAGGTCGAGATCCTCGAGCTCCTCGACACCAAGCGGGCCGCCGACGTCCTCGAGGAGATGTCCCCCGACGACGCCGCCGACCTGATCGCGGACCTCTCCCCCGAGACCGCCGCGACCCTGCTGTCGCTGATGAAGCCCGAGGAGGCCGACGACGTCCGGCGGCTGATGTCGTACGTCGAGAACACCGCCGGCGCGATGATGACCCCCGAGCCGGTCATCCTCGGGCCGGACGCCACCATCGCCGACGCGCTCGCCCACATCCGCAACCCCGAGCTCACCCCGTCCCTCGCCGCGCTGGTCTACGTCACCCGGCAGCCGCTCGAGACGCCGACCGGCCGGTTCCTGGGCGTCGCGCACATCCAGCGGCTGCTCCGCGAGCCGCCGTCGACGCTGGTCGCCGGCGCGCTCGACGACACCATGGAGACCCTGCGCCCCGACGCCACCATCGACGAGGTCGCCGCCCACCTCGCGACGTACAACCTGGTCGCCGCCCCGGTCGTCGACGAGAACGGCCACCTGGTCGGCGCGGTGACGGTCGACGACCTGCTCGACCACATGCTCCCCGAGGGCTGGCGCGACCGCGCCCGCTCCGGCACCGACCAGCCGCAGGAGGCGCGCCGATGA
- a CDS encoding DUF5302 domain-containing protein — protein sequence MTGQDANDDLKAKMREALERKQANDRGVPHDGPVKEKAHGSEVVGGGPKMHRRKAGGGGS from the coding sequence ATGACCGGCCAGGACGCGAACGACGACCTCAAGGCCAAGATGCGGGAGGCGCTCGAACGCAAGCAGGCCAACGACCGCGGCGTACCGCACGACGGCCCGGTCAAGGAGAAGGCGCACGGCTCGGAGGTCGTCGGCGGCGGCCCGAAGATGCACCGGCGGAAGGCGGGCGGAGGCGGTTCCTGA